TTTGACCAAACCGCGTATAACTCTGGAATTGTTTGTTGTATGGCTGCCAAATTTCCAAAAGGACTAGTTTGATCAAGAGGGAAATCAGCAGTACCTGTGGCAGGATCTATAGTAACTGTGGGGTTAGTAGGGTCGTAATCTTTGCCAACAAAGCCATTGCCTTGTGCTGTTAATGTTGCACCCAATAAGGTCGTGTCAAGAGTCATATTAACTGTTTGGAAAGTCCGCAGGTACAAAATTTCTGGTACTGTATAGTTAACAGTTACATTTTGACTCTGAGTTAAAGCTTGAGCAGGTGCAGATAACAGAGAACTGCCCAAAATCGCGGTACCAGCAGTCGCAGCAATAGCGAGAATTTTGTTTTTCATGATTAAAAATTGCTCCTCGTGTTTGTGTCAAATTACGTAAATTGCAAATCTCTCTAATTGCCCTCTTGGGCAGACAAAGGTTATTTAGACGTTCACTATTTCGTAGAAATTTATTAGCAGTGAGCGAATTGCTTGAACAGTAAATCTGCAATTAATTCCATTTCGTTTGATCACTTTTATTTTTATCTCTCCACACCACCTCCTTTACTAAAGCACCCACAATTCTGTTCCGTTGATTCCGTCGTCAGCAATGAAGAACAGCTTGTCACCAACGACAGTCAGCTTGTCAGGGTTGGCATAATCTACAGAGTTTATGTATGTAACCTGTTGCGTCCCCGCTTCCGTGCCGTTACTGCTCCATACTTCACGACTAGTCTGTTCCTGAGAAGCATTGAAAGTGGAGGCGGCAAAGTAGAGAGTGCCACCAAAATTTACGAGGCTTCCAGGGAGACTGCTATCAGAACCAGACCAAATATCTTTAACTAAATATGTACCTGCATCACTGCCATCACTCCTCCACAACTCAAATCCCTTATTTGGATCGTAGGTAGTGAAGTAAAGCGTACTGTCAACAGCAGTTAAATTAATCGGACCAAAACTGAGATTCGGCGCTGCATTCAAATCACTCTTGACACGCGCTGTGTTTGTACCATCACTCTTCCACAGTTCTTGTTTAAAGTCGTTGTTGCTATCGAGTACAAAATATAAGGTGCTGCCTACAGCTGTAAGTAGAGTCGGTCCAAATCCACCTGTCCCTGGAGTAAGGTCTATAACAGAAGTTCCTACTGCTGTACCATCACTCTTCCATAACTCTATACCTGTGCTGCCATCGTTGGCAGTAAAGTAGAGAGTGTTACCAACAACCGTAAGATTTGTAGGGACAGAACTTGCTCCACCTATGGCAATGTCTTTGACGAGAGTTGTACCTGCTGCTGTGCCATCACTTGACCATAGTTCAGTACCATTAACTCCATTATTCGCAGCAAAATAAAGCTTGCCACCAAAAGCAAGGAGGCTTGATGGATTAGAACTAGTAGCACCAGTATAGATATCTTTAACTAGACTAACTGTATTGCCATCGGACACCCAAAGTTCTCTACCATTGCTGCCATTATCAGCAGTGAAAAACAGCTTGTTACCCACAACTGTGAGGTTTTGCGGATTAGCATTGCCAGCCGAAGGATTGATGTCACTCAGCCTTGTAGTTGTGTTTGTGGAGCTATCGTAAACCCATAGTTCTCTACCAGTGCTACCATCATCAGCAGTGAAGAAAAGCTTCGTAGTACCAAAAGCTGTCAGATTAGCTGGATTAAAACCACTGGGATTAAGATTAGTGATGCGGCTTGTACCAGCAACAGAACCGTCACTCTTCCACAGTTGTACACCACTGCTGCCATCATTAGCCGTAAAGTAGAGCGTGCTTTCTAATGCTGTGAGAGAATCTGGATTAGAACTGTTAGCACCAGACCAAATATCCAGCCGCTTACCCTTTTTACTTTCAAAGGAAAGATTTAAGGTATAGTTAGTTGCACCTGTAGTATCATACACTCGAATGTAGTATGTACCACTAGTTAAGTCTTTAATAATTGACTCTGAAATGGTGTATGAATTGTTAGAAAATGCTATTCTAGTGCCAGAATTGTTGTACAGTTCAACATTGGCATTGCCCACTAAATCTTGTAAGCTCAAGTTGAGTTTACCGTCAGTAGCAACGTCAAATTTGTAGTAATCATTACTGTCAGTAAGGACACCTTTACTACCTACAAAATCAATGTAAGTGGTAGGGGAGCTACTACTAAGCGTGCCAATGTTTTGGGCTGTAGCTCGTGTATTATCAGAAATACCACTTTCTTGAATTGAATAAGCAGCAAGACTGAGGTTGTAATTAGTGCCTACAGCACCATTAACTAAACCGACACGGACGTAGTAAATACCGGGATCTAAGGTACGAGCGAGTAACTCCGACGCTGTACCAGTAGAGTTAGCTGTTTGTAGAAGTGTACCGGTTTCAGTATACAGATTCAAACTGGCATTGTCACTTAAACCATCCAAAGTCATGCTTAAGAGACTGGCACTGCTGCCACCAATGCTGATTTTGTAATAATCACTAATATCAGAACTACTAACCGAGTCTTGAAAAATATTAGGATTACTACTAAGGGAACCGTTAATGTATGATGTTGTATCTAAAGCTTTACTTCTAGTACTCCCTGGGTCTGGAAATCCTGAAAATGTTGCCATGAAAGTCTACTGACTCCTTCCAAAAAATATTTTTTATCTTTGTTTTGATGGCAGCAGTCCCTGATGGGGTGATTAAACCTGAGTCAAACTTTGTATGAGTTTGAGCTATTCAGTCAATAAATGTCTTAGCTCAAATTGAGTAGTAGATGCCAAGATTGCCTGTTTAGAAAACTTTGTAACTTAATTTACTAAGTTTTTTGATTTTACAATCTATCTAGTAAGCTTATATGTATATATAAATTACTAGTGAATAAGTGACATTACTTTCTGAAATCAAGAAAATATCTATTGTTTATCTTGCTTATCTTAGAATTTAATTCCAAATTACAACAACCAGAATATAGCTCTTATGTCTTAATGCTTACTTCAGTAATATTGTGTAATTTGTAAATATAATAATTATATGTAGTTAAGTGTAAATACGGTTTTCATCACATAATTTTAGTGTATTGGCACAAAAAATCCCACTGATAAGAGTTTTTAGAGAGCAAGGCGTACTCAAACTTAGTACAAAATATGGACAAGATATGAATATCAGATAGATTTGCTATGACTTGCTACATCTATGTTCCAAGCAACTCGTCGTCGTTTAGCCCTGTGGTACACTGCTGTAACTGCTTTACTACTGCTGTTATTTGCTACTGGTGTGTATCTGTATGTTCGTAATACTTTGGTGGAGCGGATTGACGATACTTTAAATCATGTAGTGGAAGTAGTCGAGCGATCGCTAGTTATTGAACCAATTAACTCTAACACTAATCAATACCGTATTAATGTAGAGGCTAGTTTTCGCGATAACACTGATACAGTAGAAACTGTAGAAGACGACCACATAGACTTAGAATGGTTTAGTCCGACTGGACAACTACTCTGGTCTACTCTCTCAGAACCACTGGATATTCCCATTCATGTCAACCGCACAGGTGAAACTGTGCATGTGACGAGACAGAAAGATGGAGGGATAGGAGAATGGGGGGATAGAGAGAATTCTTCACTGCTTCTACGCCAGGTAACTCAACGAGTGGAAGTAGGAAAACAAGTAGTGGGATATCTGCGTGTCAGTCATCCTTGGTTTGAAGTCACAAAACCCAGCCGACAGTTAATTCTTGATTTGGCAATAGGCATCTGGATGATGGTGCTTTCTGTGGCTGCAAGCGGTTGGTTTCTTTCGGGTAAAGCTATGGAACCAGTATACGAGTCATATCAACGCCTCAAACAGTTTACTGCTGACGCTTCTCATGAACTGAGAAGTCCGATCGCTTTAATTCAAACTAATGTGCAAGTTGCTCTTGCAGATTTAGATGCTGCTGAGGTGAAAGATGCGACTCTTTCCCACTATCGCCAACAGTTACAAGTGGTAGAACGACTCACCCAACGCTTAGGTAAATTAGTTAATGATTTACTTTTCCTAGCACGCCAAGATAGCGGTATTAGCCAAGAAAACTTTTCTGCTTGTCCTGTTGATGCTTTGCTGATGGAAGTAGTAGAAGAACAACAACTGTTAGCTG
Above is a genomic segment from Fischerella sp. JS2 containing:
- a CDS encoding ELWxxDGT repeat protein, with amino-acid sequence MATFSGFPDPGSTRSKALDTTSYINGSLSSNPNIFQDSVSSSDISDYYKISIGGSSASLLSMTLDGLSDNASLNLYTETGTLLQTANSTGTASELLARTLDPGIYYVRVGLVNGAVGTNYNLSLAAYSIQESGISDNTRATAQNIGTLSSSSPTTYIDFVGSKGVLTDSNDYYKFDVATDGKLNLSLQDLVGNANVELYNNSGTRIAFSNNSYTISESIIKDLTSGTYYIRVYDTTGATNYTLNLSFESKKGKRLDIWSGANSSNPDSLTALESTLYFTANDGSSGVQLWKSDGSVAGTSRITNLNPSGFNPANLTAFGTTKLFFTADDGSTGRELWVYDSSTNTTTRLSDINPSAGNANPQNLTVVGNKLFFTADNGSNGRELWVSDGNTVSLVKDIYTGATSSNPSSLLAFGGKLYFAANNGVNGTELWSSDGTAAGTTLVKDIAIGGASSVPTNLTVVGNTLYFTANDGSTGIELWKSDGTAVGTSVIDLTPGTGGFGPTLLTAVGSTLYFVLDSNNDFKQELWKSDGTNTARVKSDLNAAPNLSFGPINLTAVDSTLYFTTYDPNKGFELWRSDGSDAGTYLVKDIWSGSDSSLPGSLVNFGGTLYFAASTFNASQEQTSREVWSSNGTEAGTQQVTYINSVDYANPDKLTVVGDKLFFIADDGINGTELWVL
- a CDS encoding sensor histidine kinase, with translation MFQATRRRLALWYTAVTALLLLLFATGVYLYVRNTLVERIDDTLNHVVEVVERSLVIEPINSNTNQYRINVEASFRDNTDTVETVEDDHIDLEWFSPTGQLLWSTLSEPLDIPIHVNRTGETVHVTRQKDGGIGEWGDRENSSLLLRQVTQRVEVGKQVVGYLRVSHPWFEVTKPSRQLILDLAIGIWMMVLSVAASGWFLSGKAMEPVYESYQRLKQFTADASHELRSPIALIQTNVQVALADLDAAEVKDATLSHYRQQLQVVERLTQRLGKLVNDLLFLARQDSGISQENFSACPVDALLMEVVEEQQLLAAEKNITLTFNLIDPPATETNPEILENWFTLSGNWNQLVRLFTNLISNALRYTPPSGRVNVELARVEATNRSSGLRSNFPQLQIKVSDTGIGIPTEALPRLFDRFYRIDPARSHPNGNTKTENSTGSGLGLAIALAIVENHQGQIQVESTLGKGTNVTVTLPITLEK